GCACCAGCGCCGGCGCGCTCACCGACGGGCGCGCGGCCCCCCACCCCAGGTACGGCGGCGAGTAGACCTCCAGGCGCAGCTCCTGGGTGCGCCCCTGCTTCCCGTCGTGGTTGGAGCCCGCCACCCACACCCGCCCGTCCGGCAGCAGGAGCGCCACCGAGTGGTAGACGCGGGGGACGGCGATGCTCCCCGCCGTGGACCAGGCGCCCGTCTGCGGGTCGAAGATCTCCGTGATCAGCACCGCCTGCGCGTCGGTGTCTTCCGTGGAGGCGGTACCGCCGACCACCAGCACCTTGCCGTCGGGGAGGAGCACCGCGTTGCACTGGCGGCGGCGCGGGTTGGCGCCGTGCCGGGGCGTGGCCGGCACCACGCGCCCGGTGAGCGACGCCCAGGCCGCGCCGGTGGCGCTCCCGCCCGGACCCAAATCCAGCAGCCGCGGGCTCACCTCGCCCACCTCCAGCACCCGGGTGCGATAGTCGGGCGGCTGCAGCGGCAAGAGCACCGACGACCACCAGTAGCCCACCGGGTAGCCGGTGCCGGTCGACACGGTCGTCCACGCGCCCGTGGCGGGGTTCCACTTCATGGTGTCGCCCGACATCGGGCTGGCGCACAGCACCTCGCCGGTGGGGAGCACGTGCAGCCGCGGGTAGGTCTCGGGAACGTCGTGCCGCTCGCCCGCGCGGACCCAGCTCCCCGCGGGCGCCGGACTGGGCTGGAAGACCTCGAGCGTGGTGTTGACGTGGCGCGCGTCCCCCTCGCCCGGGATGCCGGACATGGCCAGGATGCGCCCGTCCGGGAGCGTCACCAGCGTGGGGTACCAGCGCCCGCCGGCCGGCATCGGCGCGGCCGCCGCGAAGGCCTGGGCGGCGGGGGTGAAGAGGGTGGCCTCGCGCAGGCCGCTGAAGTTCCCCTCGTGGCTGGAGCTCCCGTAGTCGTCGGTCCCCCCCGCGGCCAGGAGCCGCCCGTCGGGGAGGAGCGCGTGCCCGCTGCAGAAGAGGTCGTGGGCCGGGGCGCGCACGTAGGCGATGGCCTGGGTGGCGGGGTCCCACACGCGGGCGGTGTCGACCTGGCCGTTGTCGTTCGCGGCGGGGTCGTTCTCGCTCCCGCCGAAGTAGAGCACGCGGCCGTTGCCGAGCAGCGCCGCGTGCACCGCCAGCGCCTCGGCGTTTTCCAGGAGGAAGTTGAAGCCCACGCGGTACTGCCCGCGGTTCTCGCCCACGGGGTTCTGGACGTGGAAGACCACCAGGTCCTGCCCGCCGTCGCCCTGCAGGTCCGCCACCGCGATCCCCGCCCCCTGGTCTTCGGGGCCGAACCCGCCGGGGACCCGCGCGCCCCGGCTCCACCCGCCGGCCACGTCTCCCGCGGCGCTCAGGTTCCAGCCCACGTTGTAGAACGCCTGGTTCTCGCCCTCGAAGTCGGCCAGCTGGAAGACCACCAGGTGGCGGGCGGCGCCCACCCGGGCGATCGCCACCCCGGCGCCCTGGTGCTCCGGCAGCCACAGGCGCGACACCTCCTTCACCGGGCTCCACCCGCCGGTCACGGCCCCTACCCCGCCCGCGTCCAGGTTCCAGCCGATGCGGTAGTAGCCGTGGTTCTCGCCCGGCGGGTTGGTGATGTGGAACACCAGCAGGTCCGGCCGGCCGTTGCCGCTGATGTCGGCCACGGCGATGT
This is a stretch of genomic DNA from Longimicrobium sp.. It encodes these proteins:
- a CDS encoding galactose oxidase-like domain-containing protein, with product MHPSWSDQFTVPGWFGHETQGAAVAVADVSGNGRPDLVVFHLDNPAGENHGYYRIGWNLNPYGQVTGGWSDVKPVPGWFGAENQGAGIAVADVSGNGRPDLVVFHVTNPAGENQGFYRIGWNLDTSGNVTGGWTPVQQVPGWFGAEDQGADIAVADISGNGRPDLLVFHITNPPGENHGYYRIGWNLDAGGVGAVTGGWSPVKEVSRLWLPEHQGAGVAIARVGAARHLVVFQLADFEGENQAFYNVGWNLSAAGDVAGGWSRGARVPGGFGPEDQGAGIAVADLQGDGGQDLVVFHVQNPVGENRGQYRVGFNFLLENAEALAVHAALLGNGRVLYFGGSENDPAANDNGQVDTARVWDPATQAIAYVRAPAHDLFCSGHALLPDGRLLAAGGTDDYGSSSHEGNFSGLREATLFTPAAQAFAAAAPMPAGGRWYPTLVTLPDGRILAMSGIPGEGDARHVNTTLEVFQPSPAPAGSWVRAGERHDVPETYPRLHVLPTGEVLCASPMSGDTMKWNPATGAWTTVSTGTGYPVGYWWSSVLLPLQPPDYRTRVLEVGEVSPRLLDLGPGGSATGAAWASLTGRVVPATPRHGANPRRRQCNAVLLPDGKVLVVGGTASTEDTDAQAVLITEIFDPQTGAWSTAGSIAVPRVYHSVALLLPDGRVWVAGSNHDGKQGRTQELRLEVYSPPYLGWGAARPSVSAPALVRYGTSFTVGSPQAAAIDAVTLVRCGSVTHAFNADQRHLFLSITGRTTSSLTVAAPPNARVAPPGWYMLFGIDRLADGRQVPSVGRLVQVGP